A region from the Bactrocera dorsalis isolate Fly_Bdor chromosome 1, ASM2337382v1, whole genome shotgun sequence genome encodes:
- the LOC105228486 gene encoding larval serum protein 1 beta chain isoform X2, with protein sequence MRCALACFVSIVGCVLVAGQILEPTQQMKYADKVFLEKQKFLLEIVHRIENPLLFEEYLKLAKDFHFEKTDYTQYDYYMEKFVGAYKAGYILPRGEFFGALVKTHIMQAWGLFNHFYYAKDFETFMRVASWARVHVSEGMFVYALNLAIIHRDDSEGLILPTIYEILPQHFFTSKLVYEAQKFDYDVWSKQIMYEKEYKDYLYQDNKEAYSTHAQIYTKDWKTWQWWKMMGLAEHWYAVDGAQVLTGVSSVNADILKDTHIYFMPTDYTRNVEWYNEQSKLSYFTEDVEWNAYWYYAHMDYAYFLNSSQYDFASERRGEYWAHNMQTMLARYYWERLTQELGEIPEYSSLSTYEEGYQPQLNSYNGIKFGFRENDFDHKRYTNFDQFNRFMFYYRRVTLLLEQGHITTGNGTVIDLRKPESMEVMANLLEGNADLFDSHYEIYWRVLSHMYFAGAEPNALHVLPHIFINYETMFRDPFTYSYYKRFYQVLSKFSSFLPAYTKTDLLLPGVSVTDVQVSELLTYFDYSDFDVSTLLNDKMVFDDGQYVWNKMLLARQQRLNHKPFTMDYIITADKPQKVVIRAFLGPKFDSNRRVLSLAQNRENFIEIDEFIYQLAAGENKIERNSSDFYWTIGERSPYTALYKSVMLAYEGKQQFIVNATQPHNGFPDRLLLPRGWAKGFPMQLFFFVAPYNGAHEHYPSYEHTSFGGGIGSGKRYVDDMPLNYPFDRPIDEVEVFVPNMFIRNVKVYHEDRLEKYQEHNYANFGSFDYLN encoded by the exons ATGCGCTGTGCCTTAGCTTGCTTCGTCAGCATTGTGGGCTGCGTGCTCGTAGCTGGACAAATCTTAGAGCCAACGCAGCAGATGAAATATGCCGATAAGGTGTTCTtggagaaacaaaaatttctgctCGAAATAGTGCATCGCATTGAAAATCCGCTGTTGTTCGAAGAGTATCTCAAATTAGCCAAGGACTTCCATTTCGAGAAAACGGATTATACG CAATATGACTACTACATGGAGAAATTCGTCGGCGCCTACAAGGCAGGCTACATACTACCACGTGGTGAATTCTTCGGCGCTTTGGTGAAAACGCACATAATGCAAGCGTGGGGTCTCTTCAATCACTTCTACTACGCCAAGGACTTTGAGACGTTCATGCGCGTCGCCAGCTGGGCGCGTGTGCACGTCAGCGAAGGCATGTTCGTGTATGCGCTTAACTTGGCTATCATACATCGTGACGACAGCGAAGGCCTAATATTGCCAACCATCTACGAAATATTGCCACAACACTTCTTCACCAGCAAATTGGTATACGAAGCGCAAAAATTCGATTACGACGTGTGGAGCAAGCAGATTATGTACGAGAAGGAGTACAAGGACTACCTGTATCAGGATAATAAGGAAGCTTACAGCACACACGCGCAGATTTATACCAAAGATTGGAAGACCTGGCAATGGTGGAAGATGATGGGCTTGGCTGAGCATTGGTACGCGGTAGATGGCGCACAGGTGCTAACTGGCGTTTCGTCGGTAAACGCGGATATACTTAAAGACACACACATCTACTTTATGCCCACAGATTACACACGCAATGTGGAATGGTACAACGAGCAGTCGAAATTATCCTACTTCACCGAGGATGTGGAGTGGAATGCTTATTGGTACTATGCGCATATGGATTATGCTTACTTCTTGAACAGCAGCCAATATGACTTTGCGTCGGAGCGACGCGGCGAGTACTGGGCGCATAATATGCAGACGATGTTGGCACGTTACTATTGGGAGCGTTTAACGCAAGAACTCGGCGAAATACCCGAATACTCGTCGCTTAGCACTTACGAGGAGGGCTATCAGCCGCAATTGAACAGTTACAACGGCATCAAGTTCGGTTTTAGGGAGAACGATTTCGATCACAAGCGCTATACGAATTTCGATCAATTCAACCGTTTCATGTTCTACTACCGACGTGTGACGTTACTGCTCGAGCAGGGTCATATCACCACCGGCAATGGCACTGTGATTGATTTGCGTAAACCCGAGTCGATGGAGGTTATGGCGAATCTGTTGGAGGGTAATGCTGATTTATTTGACTCACACTACGAAATCTATTGGCGTGTGCTCTCGCATATGTATTTTGCTGGCGCTGAGCCCAATGCTTTGCatgtgttgccacatattttcattaattacgAAACCATGTTCCGTGATCCGTTCACATACAGCTACTACAAACGCTTCTATCAGGTGTTGTCTAAATTTAGCTCGTTCCTACCGGCTTACACGAAAACCGATTTGTTGTTGCCTGGCGTTAGCGTAACGGATGTGCAAGTGAGTGAGCTGTTGACCTACTTCGATTACAGCGATTTTGATGTGAGCACTTTGCTGAATGACAAAATGGTGTTTGACGATGGTCAATATGTTTGGAATAAAATGTTGTTGGCCCGTCAACAGCGTCTCAATCACAAGCCATTCACCATGGATTACATCATCACGGCTGATAAGCCGCAAAAGGTTGTGATACGCGCCTTCCTCGGTCCGAAATTCGACTCAAATAGACGTGTGCTATCTTTGGCACAAAATCGtgagaatttcattgaaattgatgAGTTCATTTATCAGCTTGCCGCTGGCGAGAATAAAATTGAACGCAACTCGAGCGACTTCTATTGGACCATTGGGGAGCGCAGCCCGTACACCGCGCTCTACAAGTCGGTAATGCTCGCTTACGAGGGTAAGCAGCAATTCATTGTGAATGCCACACAGCCTCATAATGGCTTCCCCGATCGTCTGCTATTGCCGCGTGGTTGGGCCAAGGGTTTCCCAATGCAGCTGTTCTTCTTTGTGGCTCCATATAATGGCGCACATGAGCACTATCCTAGTTACGAGCATACTTCGTTCGGTGGTGGCATCGGTTCGGGTAAACGCTACGTTGATGATATGCCTTTGAACTATCCTTTCGATCGTCCGATCGATGAGGTTGAGGTCTTTGTACCAAATATGTTTATAAGGAACGTTAAGGTGTACCATGAGGACAGATTGGAGAAATATCAGGAACATAATTATGCCAATTTCGGCAGCTTTGATTACttgaattga
- the LOC105228486 gene encoding larval serum protein 1 beta chain isoform X1, with protein sequence MRCALACFVSIVGCVLVAGQILEPTQQMKYADKVFLEKQKFLLEIVHRIENPLLFEEYLKLAKDFHFEKTDYTQYDYYMEKFVGAYKAGYILPRGEFFGALVKTHIMQAWGLFNHFYYAKDFETFMRVASWARVHVSEGMFVYALNLAIIHRDDSEGLILPTIYEILPQHFFTSKLVYEAQKFDYDVWSKQIMYEKEYKDYLYQDSMEAYTTHMHIYTKNWKTWQCWKMMGLAEHWYAVDGAQVLTGVSSVNADILKDTHIYFMPTDYTRNVEWYNEQSKLSYFTEDVEWNAYWYYAHMDYAYFLNSSQYDFASERRGEYWAHNMQTMLARYYWERLTQELGEIPEYSSLSTYEEGYQPQLNSYNGIKFGFRENDFDHKRYTNFDQFNRFMFYYRRVTLLLEQGHITTGNGTVIDLRKPESMEVMANLLEGNADLFDSHYEIYWRVLSHMYFAGAEPNALHVLPHIFINYETMFRDPFTYSYYKRFYQVLSKFTSFLPAYTKTDLLLPGVSVTDVQVSELLTYFDYSDFDVSTLLNDKMVFDDGQYVWNKMLLARQQRLNHKPFTMDYIITADKPQKVVIRAFLGPKFDSNRRVLSLAQNRENFIEIDEFIYQLAAGENKIERNSSDFYWTIGERSPYTALYKSVMLAYEGKQQFIVNATQPHNGFPDRLLLPRGWAKGFPMQLFFFVAPYNGAHEHYPSYEHTSFGGGIGSGKRYVDDMPLNYPFDRPIDEVEVFVPNMFIRNVKVYHEDRLEKYQEHNYANFGSFDYLN encoded by the exons ATGCGCTGTGCCTTAGCTTGCTTCGTCAGCATTGTGGGCTGCGTGCTCGTAGCTGGACAAATCTTAGAGCCAACGCAGCAGATGAAATATGCCGATAAGGTGTTCTtggagaaacaaaaatttctgctCGAAATAGTGCATCGCATTGAAAATCCGCTGTTGTTCGAAGAGTATCTCAAATTAGCCAAGGACTTCCATTTCGAGAAAACGGATTATACG CAATATGACTACTACATGGAGAAATTCGTCGGCGCCTACAAGGCAGGCTACATACTACCACGTGGTGAATTCTTCGGCGCTTTGGTGAAAACGCACATAATGCAAGCGTGGGGTCTCTTCAATCACTTCTACTACGCCAAGGACTTTGAGACGTTCATGCGCGTCGCCAGCTGGGCGCGTGTGCACGTCAGCGAAGGCATGTTCGTGTATGCGCTTAACTTGGCTATCATACATCGTGACGACAGCGAAGGCCTAATATTGCCAACCATCTACGAAATATTGCCACAACACTTCTTCACCAGCAAATTGGTATACGAAGCGCAAAAATTCGATTACGACGTGTGGAGCAAGCAGATTATGTACGAGAAGGAGTACAAGGACTACCTGTATCAGGACAGTATGGAAGCTTAtaccacacacatgcacatttaTACCAAAAATTGGAAGACCTGGCAATGCTGGAAGATGATGGGCTTGGCTGAGCATTGGTACGCGGTAGATGGCGCACAGGTGCTAACTGGCGTTTCGTCGGTAAACGCGGATATACTTAAAGACACACACATCTACTTTATGCCCACAGATTACACACGCAATGTGGAATGGTACAACGAGCAGTCGAAATTATCCTACTTCACCGAGGATGTGGAGTGGAATGCTTATTGGTACTATGCGCATATGGATTATGCTTACTTCTTGAACAGCAGCCAATATGACTTTGCGTCGGAGCGACGCGGCGAGTACTGGGCGCATAATATGCAGACGATGTTGGCACGTTACTATTGGGAGCGTTTAACGCAAGAACTCGGCGAAATACCCGAATACTCGTCGCTTAGCACTTACGAGGAGGGCTATCAGCCGCAATTGAACAGTTACAACGGCATCAAGTTCGGTTTTAGGGAGAACGATTTCGATCACAAGCGCTATACGAATTTCGATCAATTCAACCGTTTCATGTTCTACTACCGACGTGTGACGTTACTGCTCGAGCAGGGTCATATCACCACCGGCAATGGCACTGTGATTGATTTGCGTAAACCCGAGTCGATGGAGGTTATGGCGAATCTGTTGGAGGGTAATGCTGATTTATTTGACTCACACTACGAAATCTATTGGCGTGTGCTCTCGCATATGTATTTTGCTGGCGCTGAGCCCAATGCTTTGCatgtgttgccacatattttcattaattacgAAACCATGTTCCGTGATCCGTTCACATACAGCTACTACAAACGCTTCTATCAGGTGTTGTCTAAATTTACCTCATTCCTACCGGCTTACACGAAAACCGATTTGTTGTTGCCTGGCGTTAGCGTAACGGATGTGCAAGTGAGTGAGCTGTTGACCTACTTCGATTACAGCGATTTTGATGTGAGCACTTTGCTGAATGACAAAATGGTGTTTGACGATGGTCAATATGTTTGGAATAAAATGTTGTTGGCCCGTCAACAGCGTCTCAATCACAAGCCATTCACCATGGATTACATCATCACGGCTGATAAGCCGCAAAAGGTTGTGATACGCGCCTTCCTCGGTCCGAAATTCGACTCAAATAGACGTGTGCTATCTTTGGCACAAAATCGtgagaatttcattgaaattgatgAGTTCATTTATCAGCTTGCCGCTGGCGAGAATAAAATTGAACGCAACTCGAGCGACTTCTATTGGACCATTGGGGAGCGCAGCCCGTACACCGCGCTCTACAAGTCGGTAATGCTCGCTTACGAGGGTAAGCAGCAATTCATTGTGAATGCCACACAGCCTCATAATGGCTTCCCCGATCGTCTGCTATTGCCGCGTGGTTGGGCCAAGGGTTTCCCAATGCAGCTGTTCTTCTTTGTGGCTCCATATAATGGCGCACATGAGCACTATCCTAGTTACGAGCATACTTCGTTCGGTGGTGGCATCGGTTCGGGTAAACGCTACGTTGATGATATGCCTTTGAACTATCCTTTCGATCGTCCGATCGATGAGGTTGAGGTCTTTGTACCAAATATGTTTATAAGGAACGTTAAGGTGTACCATGAGGACAGATTGGAGAAATATCAGGAACATAATTATGCCAATTTCGGCAGCTTTGATTACTTGAATTGA